From the Gramella sp. Hel_I_59 genome, one window contains:
- the mtaB gene encoding tRNA (N(6)-L-threonylcarbamoyladenosine(37)-C(2))-methylthiotransferase MtaB → MSAKKVAFYTLGCKLNFSETSTIARSFENEGFQRVEFDEAADIYVVNTCSVTENADKRFKTIVKHAQKANEDAFVIAVGCYAQLKPEELAAVDGVDLVLGATEKFKITDYLNDLTKNDHGEVHSCEIDEADFYVGSYSIGDRTRAFLKVQDGCDYKCTYCTIPLARGISRSDRLENVLQNASEISEQGIKEIVLTGVNIGDYGKGEFGNKKHKHTFLELVKALDDVEGIERLRISSIEPNLLKNETIDFVASSNTFVPHFHIPLQSGSDDMLKLMRRRYLSDLYVDRVNKIKSVMPDACVGVDVIVGFPGETDEHFLETYNFLQKLDISYLHVFTYSERDNTPAAEMDGVVPLKVRKKRSKMLRGLSAKKRRAFYESQLGNTSTVLFEGENKSGYIHGFTENYVKVKAPWNPEMVNTLKKVNLTEIDEDGLVRFEMLQEELV, encoded by the coding sequence ATGAGCGCAAAAAAAGTAGCATTTTATACCCTTGGCTGTAAGCTGAATTTTTCTGAAACTTCCACGATCGCTAGATCTTTTGAGAATGAAGGATTCCAGAGGGTGGAGTTTGATGAAGCGGCAGATATATACGTGGTCAACACCTGTTCTGTTACTGAAAATGCAGATAAAAGATTCAAAACTATTGTTAAGCACGCGCAGAAAGCAAATGAAGATGCTTTTGTTATTGCAGTAGGCTGCTATGCTCAATTAAAACCAGAAGAACTAGCCGCGGTAGATGGTGTGGATCTGGTCCTGGGCGCTACTGAAAAATTCAAAATTACAGACTACCTGAATGATCTCACCAAGAATGATCATGGTGAAGTTCATAGCTGCGAGATCGATGAAGCCGATTTCTACGTAGGTTCTTATTCTATAGGTGATCGTACCCGCGCTTTTTTGAAAGTTCAGGATGGATGTGATTATAAGTGTACGTACTGTACTATTCCTTTGGCCAGAGGAATTTCCAGAAGCGACCGTCTTGAAAATGTTCTTCAGAATGCTTCGGAAATTTCAGAACAGGGAATAAAAGAGATCGTTCTCACAGGAGTAAATATTGGGGACTACGGGAAAGGTGAATTCGGAAATAAAAAGCATAAGCATACGTTTCTTGAGCTCGTAAAGGCCTTGGATGATGTTGAAGGGATCGAAAGACTGCGAATCTCGTCTATAGAACCAAACCTACTAAAAAATGAAACGATCGATTTTGTAGCGTCAAGTAATACTTTTGTACCTCATTTTCATATTCCACTTCAAAGTGGAAGTGACGATATGCTAAAGCTCATGCGTAGGCGCTATCTTAGTGATCTATATGTAGATCGCGTAAATAAGATCAAATCAGTCATGCCAGATGCCTGTGTTGGAGTTGATGTCATTGTTGGTTTTCCAGGTGAAACTGATGAGCACTTTCTGGAGACTTATAATTTTCTTCAAAAATTGGATATATCATACCTTCACGTTTTTACTTATTCAGAAAGGGATAATACTCCAGCAGCAGAGATGGATGGAGTAGTGCCATTAAAAGTGCGAAAGAAAAGAAGTAAAATGTTGAGAGGCTTGTCTGCTAAAAAACGCAGAGCTTTTTATGAGAGCCAGCTTGGGAATACATCAACGGTTCTATTCGAAGGAGAGAACAAATCAGGTTATATCCATGGATTTACAGAAAACTACGTGAAGGTAAAGGCACCGTGGAATCCAGAGATGGTAAATACACTTAAAAAAGTGAATCTTACCGAGATCGATGAAGATGGCTTGGTAAGATTCGAAATGCTTCAGGAAGAATTGGTTTAA
- a CDS encoding GlmU family protein, with amino-acid sequence MNYILFDGTFRNNLLPFTFTRPVADLRIGILTIREKWEQRLNATTSTKTEEYLSEKWPLKLESSNIFINASVLPEDSLLEEISALQHGEKLVFEDILIAYKFEGNSEPSPEDLQLKKSFRKPFIVAHTWDIFSKNAEAIQLDYDHLTKGKTSQNIDSSNYTKVSENIFIEEGASVENCSLNASDGPIYIGKNATVMEGSLIKGPFALGESATIKMGAKIYGATTIGPSCKAGGEISNSVLFQNSNKGHDGFLGNSVLGEWCNIGADSNNSNLKNNYAAVRLWDYETERFADTGLQFCGLIMGDHSKCGINTMFNTGTVVGVSANIFGSGFPRNFIPSYSWGGSAGTTTYKLTKVFETARLVMQRRGVELTAADEKIMEHIFDYSAKWRRD; translated from the coding sequence ATGAACTATATTCTATTTGACGGTACTTTCCGAAATAATCTATTACCATTTACATTCACCAGGCCAGTAGCCGATCTACGAATTGGGATACTAACTATCCGTGAAAAATGGGAGCAACGATTAAATGCTACTACGTCGACTAAAACTGAAGAATATCTTTCAGAAAAGTGGCCATTGAAATTAGAGAGTTCAAACATCTTTATCAATGCTTCCGTATTACCGGAGGATAGTTTGTTGGAGGAAATTTCAGCACTTCAGCATGGTGAAAAATTAGTTTTTGAAGACATCCTTATAGCATATAAGTTTGAAGGGAATTCTGAACCATCTCCTGAAGATCTTCAGCTTAAAAAATCATTTAGAAAGCCTTTTATAGTTGCTCATACCTGGGATATCTTCTCTAAAAATGCTGAAGCTATTCAGTTAGATTATGATCATTTAACCAAAGGAAAAACTTCTCAGAATATAGATTCTTCAAATTACACCAAAGTTTCAGAAAACATTTTTATTGAGGAAGGTGCAAGCGTAGAAAACTGTTCGTTGAACGCCAGCGATGGCCCTATTTATATTGGTAAGAATGCTACAGTTATGGAAGGATCGCTGATTAAAGGCCCTTTCGCTTTAGGGGAATCTGCAACGATCAAGATGGGTGCTAAAATTTATGGTGCGACTACCATCGGGCCTTCATGCAAAGCGGGAGGTGAGATCAGTAACTCTGTGTTGTTTCAGAATTCTAACAAAGGGCATGATGGCTTTTTAGGAAATTCTGTACTTGGTGAGTGGTGCAATATAGGTGCTGATTCCAATAACAGCAATCTTAAAAATAATTATGCCGCCGTTAGATTATGGGATTACGAGACAGAAAGATTTGCAGATACCGGGTTGCAGTTCTGCGGACTTATAATGGGAGATCACAGTAAATGCGGGATTAATACTATGTTTAATACCGGGACTGTTGTTGGAGTGAGTGCTAATATTTTTGGAAGTGGTTTCCCTAGAAATTTTATTCCTTCCTATAGCTGGGGTGGAAGTGCAGGAACGACAACATACAAACTTACCAAGGTTTTTGAGACCGCCAGACTGGTAATGCAACGCCGGGGAGTAGAGCTCACAGCAGCCGATGAAAAGATAATGGAGCATATTTTCGATTATTCCGCGAAATGGCGACGGGATTAA
- a CDS encoding type B 50S ribosomal protein L31, with protein sequence MKQGIHPENYRLVAFKDMSNEDVFLTKSTAKTKETIEVDGTEYPLVKLEISRTSHPYYTGQTKLLDTAGRIDKFKNKYSKFKKK encoded by the coding sequence ATGAAGCAGGGAATCCATCCGGAAAATTATAGATTAGTAGCATTTAAAGATATGTCTAACGAAGACGTGTTTTTAACTAAATCTACAGCAAAAACAAAAGAAACTATTGAAGTTGACGGAACTGAATACCCGTTGGTAAAACTGGAAATTTCCAGAACTTCTCATCCATACTATACTGGACAGACCAAATTACTGGATACTGCAGGTAGAATTGACAAGTTTAAGAACAAATACTCAAAATTCAAGAAGAAGTAA
- a CDS encoding DUF4199 domain-containing protein, which yields MEQSTKKLGTSHGIYLGIALILITVLIYAFDVSIMTEWYMFFVNLVLVVTLATMAVKKSKAASTSLFSFKEAFTPYFLTVFIGMLLATIFTLLLFNVIDPEAAETVKELTLEKQAEMLEGFGMTEEQINAGMAEAAKQDTFSLKNIAISFGGQLIFFSIIGLIVALIFREKDKTNA from the coding sequence ATGGAACAATCAACTAAAAAGTTAGGCACCAGTCATGGAATTTACCTTGGGATCGCTTTAATTCTAATCACTGTACTTATTTATGCCTTTGACGTCTCAATTATGACCGAATGGTATATGTTTTTCGTTAATTTAGTATTAGTCGTCACACTTGCGACCATGGCTGTCAAAAAATCAAAAGCTGCCAGCACCTCACTTTTCAGCTTTAAAGAGGCGTTTACACCTTATTTTCTAACCGTTTTTATTGGTATGCTCCTGGCTACCATATTTACTTTACTTCTGTTCAATGTCATAGACCCAGAAGCTGCAGAAACCGTAAAAGAATTGACTTTAGAGAAACAAGCTGAAATGCTGGAAGGCTTTGGAATGACTGAAGAGCAGATTAATGCCGGTATGGCTGAAGCTGCAAAACAGGACACTTTTTCGCTTAAAAATATTGCTATTAGCTTCGGTGGTCAATTGATTTTCTTTTCAATTATAGGATTAATCGTAGCTTTGATCTTTAGAGAGAAAGATAAGACAAACGCATAA
- a CDS encoding glycosyltransferase family 2 protein has product MQISVVIPLLNEEQSLVELYNWIAKVLRSNSFSYEIIFIDDGSTDGSWKTIESLSEADDRVKGIRFNRNYGKSQALHAGFIEAQGDVIITMDADLQDNPDEIPELYALIKEQKYDLVSGWKKKRYDNVITKNLPSKLFNAAARKTSGVKLNDFNCGLKAYRKEVIKNIDVYGEMHRYIPVLAKNAGYSKITEKEVKHQARKYGNTKFGASRFLNGFLDLISIWFLSKFGRRPMHLFGAMGVLMFIIGFVSAFIIGVSKLYKLYHGLPNVLVTQNPWFYISLAVMIIGTQFFLAGFLGELILRSKREKERYLIRKTTSNI; this is encoded by the coding sequence ATGCAGATATCGGTAGTTATACCATTACTCAACGAAGAGCAATCTTTGGTTGAATTATATAATTGGATCGCAAAAGTATTGCGATCCAATTCCTTTTCTTATGAGATCATCTTTATCGATGATGGCAGCACAGATGGTTCCTGGAAGACGATCGAATCACTTTCTGAAGCCGATGATCGTGTAAAAGGAATACGTTTTAATAGAAATTACGGGAAATCCCAGGCCCTTCATGCTGGTTTTATTGAAGCTCAGGGTGATGTGATCATCACCATGGATGCCGATCTTCAGGATAATCCTGATGAAATTCCAGAATTATACGCCTTAATTAAGGAGCAGAAATATGATCTTGTTTCAGGATGGAAGAAGAAGCGTTATGATAATGTGATCACCAAAAATCTTCCTTCCAAACTATTTAATGCCGCTGCAAGAAAAACTTCCGGAGTAAAATTAAATGATTTCAATTGCGGACTAAAGGCTTACAGAAAAGAGGTGATCAAGAACATCGATGTCTATGGTGAAATGCATCGATACATTCCTGTACTTGCCAAAAATGCCGGTTACAGTAAAATCACCGAAAAAGAAGTTAAACACCAGGCCAGGAAATATGGTAACACAAAATTTGGCGCCAGTAGATTTTTAAATGGCTTCCTTGACCTAATCAGCATTTGGTTTCTTTCCAAATTCGGTCGCAGACCTATGCATCTTTTTGGAGCAATGGGCGTTCTAATGTTCATCATCGGTTTTGTTTCTGCCTTTATTATTGGTGTCTCCAAGCTCTATAAACTCTATCATGGCTTACCCAACGTACTGGTAACTCAGAATCCATGGTTCTATATTTCACTCGCAGTGATGATCATAGGAACACAGTTTTTTCTTGCTGGTTTTCTGGGAGAGCTTATTCTTCGTTCAAAACGTGAGAAAGAGCGCTACCTCATCCGAAAAACCACCAGTAATATTTAG
- a CDS encoding phospho-sugar mutase yields MATNKPEILQKAQAWLTDIFDADTKTEINRLINDDPGELEESFYKNAEFGTGGMRGVMGVGTNRINRYTLGKNTQGLSDYLKKSFPGEQVKVAIAYDCRDNSDTLAKVVADVFSANDIKVYLFSELRPTPELSFAVKELDCHCGIVLTASHNPPEYNGYKVYWQDGGQLVPPQDKEVIETINNLDYTEVKFEANESLIEKIDKKVDDSFAKASVENGSFDTSATSKSDLKVVFTSLHGTSITMVPEVLEMAGFNNVHIVEEQRKPDGNFPTVKSPNPEEPEALKMALEKAEEIHADIVIGTDPDCDRLGVAVRDLDGKMVLLNGNQTMLVMTWFLLEEWKKQDKIKGSEFVASTIVSTPMMKNLTESYGVEYKEVLTGFKWIAKLIKDHPEMNFIGGGEESFGYMVGDFVRDKDAVTATLLACEIAAKMKAEGKSFYQKLLELYTEHGLFREELISLVKKGIKGEQEIKQMLVDLRENPWEEIDGEKVVLVEDYHASTARNVLERNESVIDIPKSNVLIYYTENGTKIAARPSGTEPKIKFYISVNSQLDDIQNYDVENQKLSDKIARIKDELKLG; encoded by the coding sequence ATGGCAACAAATAAACCTGAAATTCTTCAGAAGGCACAGGCGTGGCTTACTGATATCTTTGATGCAGACACTAAAACCGAGATCAATCGTCTTATAAATGATGATCCGGGTGAACTGGAAGAAAGCTTTTATAAAAATGCTGAATTTGGTACAGGTGGAATGCGCGGTGTTATGGGCGTTGGTACAAACCGAATCAACAGGTACACTTTGGGTAAAAACACCCAGGGACTTTCAGATTATTTGAAAAAATCTTTTCCTGGAGAGCAGGTTAAAGTGGCGATTGCTTACGATTGCAGAGATAATAGTGATACGCTTGCCAAAGTTGTCGCAGATGTCTTTTCAGCGAACGATATCAAAGTTTACCTTTTTTCTGAACTACGACCGACTCCTGAGTTATCTTTTGCAGTTAAAGAATTAGACTGCCACTGTGGGATCGTGCTTACCGCTAGCCATAATCCACCAGAATATAACGGTTATAAAGTTTACTGGCAGGATGGTGGCCAGTTGGTTCCACCACAGGATAAAGAAGTGATCGAAACTATCAATAATCTTGACTATACTGAAGTTAAATTTGAAGCGAACGAATCACTTATTGAAAAGATCGACAAGAAGGTTGACGATTCATTCGCAAAAGCTTCCGTAGAAAATGGAAGTTTTGATACTTCAGCTACATCAAAGAGCGATCTTAAAGTAGTATTTACTTCTCTCCACGGAACTTCTATTACTATGGTTCCTGAAGTTCTGGAAATGGCAGGATTTAATAATGTTCATATTGTTGAAGAGCAGCGTAAACCAGATGGTAATTTCCCAACGGTGAAATCACCAAACCCGGAAGAACCTGAAGCATTAAAAATGGCTTTGGAAAAAGCTGAAGAAATCCATGCAGATATAGTTATTGGAACCGATCCGGATTGTGACAGACTTGGAGTTGCCGTTCGTGATTTAGATGGTAAAATGGTACTTCTTAATGGAAATCAAACCATGTTGGTGATGACTTGGTTTCTGCTGGAGGAATGGAAAAAACAGGATAAGATCAAAGGTTCAGAGTTTGTTGCTTCTACCATAGTTTCCACTCCAATGATGAAGAATTTAACCGAATCTTACGGAGTAGAATATAAAGAAGTTCTTACAGGATTTAAATGGATCGCAAAACTAATCAAGGACCACCCGGAAATGAATTTCATCGGTGGCGGTGAAGAGAGTTTTGGTTATATGGTTGGTGATTTTGTTAGAGACAAAGATGCGGTAACCGCTACCCTACTCGCCTGTGAGATCGCAGCAAAGATGAAAGCAGAAGGAAAATCTTTCTATCAAAAACTTCTTGAGCTTTATACTGAACACGGTCTTTTTCGCGAAGAACTTATATCCCTTGTAAAGAAAGGAATTAAAGGAGAGCAGGAGATAAAGCAAATGCTGGTAGATCTTAGAGAAAATCCATGGGAAGAGATCGATGGAGAAAAAGTGGTCTTAGTTGAAGATTATCACGCCTCTACTGCTAGAAATGTATTAGAACGAAATGAGTCTGTTATCGATATTCCAAAATCCAATGTTCTAATTTATTATACTGAAAATGGAACGAAAATCGCTGCAAGGCCAAGTGGTACAGAGCCAAAGATCAAATTCTACATCAGCGTAAATTCTCAGCTGGATGATATTCAGAATTACGATGTTGAAAATCAGAAATTAAGTGATAAGATTGCCCGAATCAAAGATGAATTAAAACTGGGCTAA
- a CDS encoding ABC transporter ATP-binding protein, translating to MTYFRKIMMFAMPYRKFAILNIICNIFYAIFSTLSFIALIPVIQVLFDKTKRVAEKPVYTGISNAKDYFSDYFNYEVTQRVNEDEVAALIFICGIVVLLFFLKNLFGYLSSFFLTFLRNGVLRDLRDAMYKKILALPVSYFSEKRKGDTISRITADVNEVQTSFLSILELIVREPLTILFTILAMLVMSAQLTLFVFIFLPIAGFIISLIGKQLKRKSNLAQEENGHFLSIVEETLSSLKIVKGFNAESKFYDRFQQSTNRLKEILNSLINRQNLASPTSEFLGIFVIVVILWFGGNMVLVEESLDAATFIAFLGLAYNILTPAKQISKATYSVKKGDAAAERILQVLETPSTITDHPDAIDKKDFETGIEISNVDFAYEDDKVLKQFSINVNKGETVALVGQSGSGKSTIANLITRFYDVNAGTIKIDGIDIRKMKKSDLRDLLGLVTQDSILFNDSIRNNIALGKDDATDAEIIDALKIANAWEFVKELPKQLDTNIGDSGNKLSGGQKQRLSIARAVLKNPPVMILDEATSALDTESEKLVQKALENMMKNRTSIVIAHRLSTIQNADKIVVMQKGEIVEQGKHQELIDANGNYKKLVAMQSFE from the coding sequence ATGACCTATTTTAGAAAGATCATGATGTTCGCAATGCCGTACAGGAAGTTTGCGATCCTCAATATTATATGTAATATCTTTTATGCGATATTCAGTACTTTATCGTTTATCGCGCTAATACCTGTTATCCAGGTACTTTTTGATAAAACAAAAAGGGTTGCTGAGAAACCAGTTTATACCGGAATTTCTAACGCTAAGGATTATTTTTCAGATTATTTTAATTATGAGGTCACGCAGAGAGTGAACGAGGATGAAGTTGCCGCACTTATATTTATCTGCGGAATTGTGGTTCTCCTCTTCTTTCTCAAAAACCTGTTCGGCTATCTTAGTTCGTTCTTTCTAACATTTCTTCGGAATGGCGTATTACGCGACCTTCGTGATGCGATGTATAAGAAGATACTTGCCTTGCCAGTATCCTATTTTTCAGAAAAAAGAAAAGGTGATACGATATCAAGAATCACTGCCGATGTAAACGAGGTTCAAACTTCGTTTCTTTCCATTCTGGAACTCATTGTACGAGAACCACTCACTATATTGTTTACAATCCTGGCAATGTTAGTGATGAGTGCACAATTAACGCTCTTCGTTTTTATATTTCTACCAATCGCTGGTTTTATCATTAGTTTGATTGGGAAGCAATTGAAGCGAAAGTCGAATCTTGCTCAGGAAGAAAACGGTCATTTTCTTAGTATTGTTGAGGAGACACTTTCCAGTTTAAAAATTGTAAAGGGCTTTAATGCAGAAAGTAAATTTTACGATAGGTTTCAGCAAAGCACAAACCGTCTCAAGGAAATCCTGAATAGCCTGATTAACAGGCAAAACCTCGCATCACCTACCAGTGAATTCCTGGGGATCTTTGTCATTGTAGTAATTCTATGGTTTGGAGGTAATATGGTTCTTGTCGAAGAATCCCTGGATGCAGCAACTTTTATAGCTTTTCTGGGATTGGCTTATAACATCCTGACGCCGGCTAAACAAATTTCTAAAGCAACTTACAGCGTAAAGAAAGGTGATGCGGCAGCAGAAAGGATCCTGCAGGTTCTCGAAACACCTTCGACCATTACAGACCATCCAGATGCCATTGATAAGAAAGATTTCGAAACAGGCATAGAGATCTCAAATGTGGATTTCGCTTATGAAGATGATAAGGTATTAAAACAATTCTCTATTAACGTGAACAAAGGTGAAACCGTCGCTTTGGTAGGACAATCAGGATCTGGAAAATCTACTATTGCAAATTTGATCACCAGATTCTACGATGTAAATGCTGGAACTATTAAGATCGACGGAATCGATATCAGGAAGATGAAGAAATCTGATCTCCGGGATCTACTTGGTCTGGTTACTCAGGATTCAATATTATTTAATGATAGTATCCGGAATAATATCGCACTAGGTAAAGATGATGCTACAGATGCTGAAATTATTGATGCTTTAAAAATTGCCAATGCATGGGAATTCGTAAAAGAACTTCCTAAACAGCTGGATACAAATATTGGAGATAGCGGAAATAAATTGAGTGGTGGCCAGAAGCAACGTTTATCCATTGCAAGAGCTGTACTTAAGAACCCACCAGTCATGATACTGGATGAAGCCACTTCTGCCCTAGATACTGAAAGTGAGAAACTGGTTCAGAAAGCTTTGGAGAATATGATGAAGAACCGAACCTCTATCGTGATCGCGCACAGATTATCTACGATACAGAATGCAGACAAGATTGTCGTGATGCAAAAAGGTGAAATTGTGGAACAGGGAAAACATCAGGAATTGATCGACGCCAATGGAAACTATAAAAAATTGGTTGCCATGCAGTCTTTCGAATGA
- a CDS encoding RNA polymerase sigma factor has product MSNTLEAEQDLILRLQKQSTSQEAFRELITLYKERLYWHIRNIAKSHDDTDDILQNTFIKIFRNIDKFKGDSKLYSWMYRIATNEAITFINKKARRLKITSEELQDQIIDNLESDVYFEGSEIQLKLQKAIATLPQKQQQVFNMKYFEELKYREMAEILSTSEGALKASYHIATKKIEEFLKSN; this is encoded by the coding sequence ATGTCCAACACACTAGAAGCTGAACAGGATCTTATCTTAAGATTGCAGAAGCAATCAACTTCCCAGGAAGCTTTCAGGGAATTGATCACGCTTTATAAAGAGCGTTTGTACTGGCATATCCGAAATATTGCAAAAAGTCATGATGATACAGACGATATTTTGCAGAATACCTTCATAAAGATCTTCAGAAATATTGATAAATTTAAAGGAGATAGCAAACTGTACAGCTGGATGTACCGTATCGCGACTAACGAAGCGATCACATTCATCAATAAAAAAGCGCGACGCTTAAAGATCACTTCAGAAGAACTTCAGGATCAAATCATCGATAATCTTGAAAGTGACGTATATTTTGAAGGAAGTGAAATACAATTGAAATTACAAAAAGCCATCGCCACCCTTCCGCAGAAACAACAACAGGTATTCAATATGAAATATTTCGAAGAACTGAAATATAGAGAAATGGCAGAGATTTTGAGTACTAGTGAAGGAGCTTTGAAAGCTTCGTATCACATTGCGACCAAGAAGATCGAAGAATTTTTAAAGTCGAATTAA
- a CDS encoding oxidoreductase, whose amino-acid sequence MKKLVLLLLVLTAGCKNNNESKADDSASTSKHKTFREVHVENILEDDSLSIRAIQVIGENLAIAANNGTYGLYNAATRTWKTNTQAYDSIYPEFRAIASTSNDFFMLGVGSPALLYKTGNNGQLELVYKEDHEKAFYDSMTFWNDTEGIAMGDPTDGCISILITRDAGKSWEKLDCGQLPKAAKGEAAFAASNSNIATYEDETWILTGGMKSRILYSSDKGNNWEIFDTPLIQGTATSGGYSVDFFNSEIGFIIGGDYTKSKENKGNKAITTDGGKTWNLVAEGQEPGYRSSVRFVPGDDGKELIAVGFEGINYSKDSGETWTELSDEGFFTIRFINDSTAYAAGSGRVAKLRFK is encoded by the coding sequence ATGAAAAAACTGGTGCTACTTCTATTAGTCCTTACTGCAGGTTGCAAAAATAATAATGAGTCTAAAGCTGATGATTCGGCTTCTACAAGTAAGCATAAAACCTTTAGAGAAGTTCATGTCGAAAATATACTTGAAGATGATTCATTGAGCATCAGGGCGATCCAGGTGATTGGTGAGAACCTGGCCATTGCAGCTAATAATGGAACTTATGGGTTGTATAATGCAGCGACCAGAACATGGAAGACGAATACTCAGGCTTACGACAGTATTTATCCCGAGTTTCGAGCTATCGCCAGCACATCTAACGACTTTTTTATGCTAGGTGTGGGAAGCCCGGCGCTCTTATATAAAACTGGTAATAATGGCCAGTTAGAACTGGTGTATAAAGAAGATCATGAGAAAGCGTTTTATGATTCCATGACTTTCTGGAATGATACAGAAGGAATTGCGATGGGCGATCCTACTGATGGCTGTATTTCTATTTTAATCACAAGAGATGCGGGGAAAAGTTGGGAAAAGCTTGATTGTGGACAGCTACCCAAAGCTGCCAAGGGTGAAGCAGCTTTTGCAGCTAGTAATTCAAATATTGCAACTTACGAGGATGAAACCTGGATTCTGACAGGCGGAATGAAATCGAGAATTTTATACTCTTCAGACAAAGGAAATAACTGGGAGATCTTTGATACCCCGCTTATTCAGGGAACGGCCACTTCTGGAGGATATAGTGTAGATTTTTTTAATTCTGAAATTGGATTCATTATTGGTGGAGATTATACCAAGTCTAAAGAGAACAAAGGAAACAAAGCAATCACGACAGACGGAGGTAAAACCTGGAATTTAGTTGCAGAAGGGCAGGAGCCCGGCTATAGAAGTTCGGTTAGATTCGTTCCTGGTGATGATGGCAAGGAATTAATTGCCGTAGGTTTTGAAGGCATCAATTATAGCAAGGATAGTGGAGAAACCTGGACAGAATTGAGTGATGAAGGATTTTTCACTATAAGATTCATCAATGATTCTACTGCATATGCCGCCGGAAGTGGAAGAGTAGCGAAGCTTAGATTTAAATAA
- a CDS encoding RsmB/NOP family class I SAM-dependent RNA methyltransferase, with product MRLHRNLVFATIDALAEIFNDGKYADKVIEKTLKRDKRWGSRDRSFIAETTYDIVRWKRLYAEIAEVKEPFSREDLFRIFAVWCVLRGVKIPEWPQFDGTPVRRIKGKFDELSRTRKFRESVPDWLDELGVEELGEKIWTQELSALNTQALVVLRANSLKTDPDKLAGILLEEGIETIKVRNYPEALELKERSNVFRTKAFQDGLFEVQDANSQRVAEFLDVQPGMRVVDTCAGAGGKTLHLAALMENKGQIIALDIYGNKLKELKRRAKRAGAHNVETRSIETTKVIKKLYNSADRVLIDAPCSGLGVLSRNPDAKWKLQPEFLEKINNTQAEILQQYSKILKKGGKMVYATCSILPSENDKQVQKFLKTDEGKEFRLLREKKILSSESGYDGFYMALLEKE from the coding sequence ATGCGCCTACACAGAAATCTCGTTTTTGCAACTATAGATGCTCTTGCTGAAATTTTCAACGATGGAAAATATGCCGACAAGGTAATTGAAAAGACGCTTAAGCGTGATAAGAGATGGGGATCAAGAGATCGCAGTTTTATTGCTGAAACAACGTACGATATAGTTCGTTGGAAAAGATTATATGCTGAAATTGCTGAAGTAAAAGAACCGTTTTCCAGAGAAGACCTGTTTAGGATTTTCGCTGTCTGGTGTGTACTTAGAGGCGTTAAGATTCCGGAATGGCCACAATTTGATGGAACTCCGGTGAGACGAATCAAAGGGAAATTTGACGAGCTAAGCAGAACTCGAAAATTTAGAGAATCTGTGCCAGACTGGCTGGATGAACTTGGTGTGGAAGAGTTAGGTGAAAAGATCTGGACGCAGGAATTGAGCGCGTTAAATACACAGGCTCTGGTAGTTCTAAGAGCCAATAGCTTAAAAACTGATCCTGATAAACTGGCTGGTATTTTACTGGAAGAAGGAATAGAAACTATTAAAGTTAGAAATTACCCTGAGGCACTGGAGCTAAAAGAACGCTCTAACGTTTTTAGAACAAAAGCTTTCCAGGATGGTCTTTTCGAAGTTCAGGATGCAAATTCTCAGCGAGTGGCAGAATTTCTTGACGTACAACCAGGAATGAGAGTTGTAGATACTTGCGCAGGCGCAGGTGGGAAAACCCTTCACCTGGCTGCACTTATGGAGAATAAAGGCCAGATCATTGCGCTGGATATTTATGGAAATAAATTGAAGGAATTAAAACGACGTGCTAAACGTGCCGGCGCTCATAACGTGGAAACCAGAAGTATTGAGACCACGAAAGTGATCAAAAAATTATATAATTCGGCAGACAGGGTTTTAATCGATGCTCCGTGTAGCGGACTTGGAGTTCTTAGTAGAAATCCAGATGCGAAATGGAAACTACAACCAGAGTTTCTGGAAAAGATCAATAATACGCAGGCTGAGATCCTTCAGCAGTATTCAAAAATTTTAAAAAAAGGTGGAAAAATGGTTTATGCTACATGTTCCATTCTACCTTCAGAAAATGATAAACAGGTTCAGAAGTTTCTAAAAACAGATGAAGGTAAAGAGTTCCGTTTGCTAAGAGAAAAGAAGATTCTATCCAGCGAAAGTGGCTATGATGGATTCTATATGGCCCTACTGGAAAAAGAATAA